Within the Mus caroli chromosome 10, CAROLI_EIJ_v1.1, whole genome shotgun sequence genome, the region CGGCCGGGGAATAAGCCAACTCTACCTGGCGCTCTGGACTCCTCATTCCTGGGCCTGGCGGGACCCACCGCATCCCAGGACAGACCCCCGCCCCACTGAAGCTGACGGATGATGctccagttccatctctgtctcccacagTCGAGCCCCGTTGAGGATGGAGCCCACCTCAGGCTTTGCAGAGCAACCTGGGCCTGTGAAGGCTGAAAGTGAGGAGCAAGAGCCGGCGCAATGGCAAGCCCTCCCTGTCCTGTCGGAGCAGCAGTCGGGGGCCGTGGAGCTGGTACTGGCCTATGCTGCACCTGTCCTGGACAAGCGCCAGACGTCCCGCCTCCTCCGGGAGGTGTCCGCTGTCTATCCACTTCCTGCCCAGCCCCACCTCAAGCGGGTGCGCCCCAGCCGCAGTGCAGGCGGTGCGCAGTCATCGGATCTGCTGCTGTGCCTGGCAGGGCCCTTCGCGGGCCCGCGCTCGCTGGCGGAGCTCCTCCCCAGGCCGGCCGTGGACCCACGCGGCCTGGGCACACCTTTCCTGGTGCCTGTGCCTGCCCGGCCGCCCCTCACCAGAAGCCAGTTTGAGGAGGCACGGGCCCACTGGCCTACATCCTTCCATGAAGACAAGCAGGTGACCAGCGCGCTGGCCGGGCAACTCTTCTCCGCGCAGGCGCGAGCCGCCATGCAAACCCACATGGAACGGGCGGTATGTGCGGCCCAGAGGGCAGCAGCGCAGGGGCTGCGGGCAGTGGGCGCCGTCGTGGTGGACCCAGCCTCGGACCGCGTGTTGGCCACAGGCCATGACTGCAGCAGCGTAGCCAGCCCCCTGCTGCATGCTGTCATGGTGTGCATCGACCTGGTGGCCCAGGGGCAGGGCCGCGGTTCCTGTGACCTCAGACGCCACCCGGCTTGCTCCTTTACACAGGCCACTGCCACTCAAGGCACCCGAGCCGGTAGCGTGCGCAAGCTGGATGATGACAGCCTGCCCTATGTGTGCACTGGCTATGACCTGTACGTCACCCGAGAGCCCTGTGTCATGTGCGCTATGGCCCTAGTCCATGCCCGCATCCAGCGAGTCTTCTATGGGGCGCCCTCCCCTGATGGTGCCTTGGGCACACGCTTCCGTGTCCATGCTCGGGCAGACCTCAACCACCGCTTCCAGGTGTTCCGCGGCATTCTCGAGGACCAGTGCCGCCAGCTGGACCCTGACCCATAGTTCTGGTGACCTGCTTCTAGACCATTCTCTGCTCCTGGCCAGCCCGCGTCCCCTGCAGCTCCATGGCCTGGGGGCCTCACCCTCTGTGTCTGAGGATACTGACCACCTGTGCCAGACTGTGAGCCTCTCAGTTTCCGGACTGCAGCTTCTCTGCTGGCTGCGATGACAGTGGGGCTCAGCTCTGCTTACAAGCCCAGTGGCTGTCTTACAGTCCCCGGGTCCTCCAGGCTCGGGCAGGGTACAGCCATCGAGTGTGAAAATAAAACACCTCAAACCAAGTTGCCGTTTGCACTCAGGTGCCAGGCTGGGCTCGACATCTGCCTCAGGCTGTGGCTTGTCAAGGGGAATGGGCAGCCTTGCTGAGTGCAGCGGGCTCTGCGTGCTTCTAGGGGCAGAAACAACCCAGCAGGCACCcttgcctgtcccagaattcCTGGATTCATGGGTGTCTGGATACCTGCTGGCTGTTCATGCCCTTCCTGTGTACCTCTGTGATGGAGGATGGGAGGTGGGAGCTCCAGAAGAGTCAGTCTAAGGGTAGTGGGGTGCTTGTCCTTAGGATGCTGGAGCATCCAGCATATGCTAGTTGCTTGGTAGGAGTGGTGACAGGGTTAACTGCACCTTCTGGCCACCTACAGGAAAGGCAAGGTCCAGGCTGGGTGAACCAAGAAGTGTGGCCCTGCCTAGAGCAGAGGCAGGGCTTGagttctgtctccatctccagagtacttccatccttcctcctctaAGGGAATCCGGGACCCTTCCTGGAAGATATGCTTTTGAGGCCACCTCCAGTGACCAGGAGGcagggtgaggcaggaagaggctTTGATGTAGGCCTGTGAGCAGCCGAACCTGAGACTGGGATATGGTGCCAGTGACACCTGGTTGAGCAGGGCCTGAACTTGGATACCAGGGTGTCCCAGCCACATTCTCATCTGAAACCCCATGGGGCCACATCTGGCCATGTCTTGAAGGTGGCACCTGGGAGCTGAGCTACTGTGAAAAGTAGCTGCTAGGTGCCCTTGGGCCTACCTAAGCTCCTAATGAGAGCCCACGGATGAGTTCCATGCCCAAGCTTGTGTGACCAGGTGCCTGTCACATGGCAGGGAGCTCTATTCtgggtgatttgataggatgggTGTATGAGGGATGTGTCAGCAGGCGCTCAGAGCCATCTGTGGGGCCACTGAGACCAGGACATCTTGGCTCCAAGGCTCTGGGTGGAATCGGCTGGTAGCTTGTCCCATCCCCTTCCAGGGATGCTCTGAGAAGTGACATGTGGCTGGCCCAACACCCACTGAGCCAGCAGCCAACCTGACTGGCCTGTGCAGCAGAGCCTGCAGCAGTGGCCTGGGTTAGGGTCTTCCTGGTCCCGGTGGCTACCAAAGTCCTAACACTGGTCTTCTTTCAGGTGGCCCCTTCTGCCTGGGTGCCAGGTCAGCTGATACAGAAATGGCAGGTGAGTTGACCTGTTCCCCAGGTAGTGTTCCCCACTCCCAGTGAGACTCCTGAGCTGGTTGCAGAGCTGACCAGGCCTCACTGGCTTCTGCCTTGTACCACCTTGGGTACCAACCACAGTGAGGCACAGACAGGCCACCGAAGAACCATCATCCAGCTTGCAGatgagggaggggtggggctagACAGCTGAGAGGACTCTTGACCGCTCCCCTAGGGGCTGTGGAGAGGCCTCTAGCTACCTCTCTCTTCTGGTTACCTTGCTAGCCCGACAACTGGACACTGGGTGCCGACCCTGGGCCTTTATACTGACTGTGACTTCCTTCCCTTTACTCCCCAAAACATATGCAATGCTGGTGTGTGACTCTGGCTACAGCCCAGAGAGGACATGGCCAATCCTGCAGGGCTGTGTGCTCTATAGCCTGAAGTACAGGGAGGGTGCTCAGGCAGGCTTCTGGCTGTAGCAGGCTACCTGAGGGTCTCCTTCCTGCAGGAAAGGAGAACAACTTCCCCCCACTGCCTCGCTTCCTGCCACTGAAGCCCTGCTTCTACCAGGACTTCTCTGATGAGATCCCCGTGGAGCACCAGGTGCTGGTGAAGAGGATCTACCGGCTGTGGATGTGTGAGCCTCTCCGGGTGGGCGGGCCCAACTCAGAGAGTGCAGTGTCCCCACTGAGCACAGGAGCAATTTGGTCCAGGGGATGTGCAAGGCTCATTCTTAATGTGCTGGTAGGGTGGGTACCTGGGCCCTATCCGAAGTCCCTGGTGACTTACCTCCTACTCTCCCATCTATGTCCCTCTTCCAGTTTACTGTGCCACTCTGGGTGTGAACCTGGTGGCCTGCCTGGCCTGGTGGATTGCGGGCGGAGCTGGTGCCAATTTTGGCCTGGCCTTGCTCTGGCTGGTTATCTTCACTCCCTGCAGTTATGTGTGCTGGTTCCGGCCTGCGTACAAGGCCTTCCGGTAAGCCTAGTCTAGGGGCCCTCAGGCCACAGAATCTTAGACCCACTCCATGGGGTGAACATGCTTAGAATTGTATCCAGGATAGGTTTCGGCCACATTACCAATAGTTGTCCTCCACTTATTCAGTGTGGGTGGCCATTTATGTCATGGTCAGCAATCGATGACCATAGGCTGCAGCTAACTGCTGTCTTGGGGTTgctgggatggagcccagggtgTAAGATACTAGGCAAGCAGCTTGTGAGCCATGTGTCCCTGTGCCCTCCCTTGGTGCTGTGGAGTGTCCCTGCAGGAAGGTATGGTCACAGTTCCCTTCCTGCTGCAGCCTCTGCATTGTAGGCCTCCACTCGGagacatgagtgtgtgtgtgccatgacacaGCTGTAGCAGTCACAGGTTAGTTCTTTCTCTACCAGGTAAGTTGTGGGGGTCAAAGTCAGGCCACTAGGCCTGGCAGCAGCACCTCTACCCTATTTTAAGTTTTCCAAATGGCTTCAGTGAGCCTTGTGGTTTCCTGACTACAGAGTACCTCAGTGTTAAAGTGCAGTGGGTTAGCTTCAGTGTTTGCTTCTAGAAGATTCTATCACCCCAAAGGAAGCCAGCCTCCACAGATCCGCTTCCTATCTCTGGATTGGCCTGTTCTGGACACTTAGTATGAAGGCACATACTTGGTagc harbors:
- the Adat3 gene encoding probable inactive tRNA-specific adenosine deaminase-like protein 3 → MEPTSGFAEQPGPVKAESEEQEPAQWQALPVLSEQQSGAVELVLAYAAPVLDKRQTSRLLREVSAVYPLPAQPHLKRVRPSRSAGGAQSSDLLLCLAGPFAGPRSLAELLPRPAVDPRGLGTPFLVPVPARPPLTRSQFEEARAHWPTSFHEDKQVTSALAGQLFSAQARAAMQTHMERAVCAAQRAAAQGLRAVGAVVVDPASDRVLATGHDCSSVASPLLHAVMVCIDLVAQGQGRGSCDLRRHPACSFTQATATQGTRAGSVRKLDDDSLPYVCTGYDLYVTREPCVMCAMALVHARIQRVFYGAPSPDGALGTRFRVHARADLNHRFQVFRGILEDQCRQLDPDP